From one Syntrophales bacterium genomic stretch:
- the istB gene encoding IS21-like element helper ATPase IstB: MLSDQEQIVCNLTQLHMPTIRRSYEEVAGQARADSWSYEQYLLELLNLECEVRQQNRISRNLYASKLPPSKTFDNFDKKRLPTKVANHLNVLINGSFLNRAENILVFGNPGSGKTHLLCAIGHALIEKGKQVLFISCSQLVQELLIAKKELEMTRKLKKMSRFDAVIIDDIGYVQQSREEMEVLFTFLADRYERSSLMITSNLPFSKWEQIFKDPMITAAAIDRLVHHSVILELNVDSYRMEQAKKDKNQDKGTDNDIQ; encoded by the coding sequence ATGTTGAGCGACCAGGAACAGATTGTTTGCAACCTTACACAGCTTCATATGCCAACCATACGCCGCAGTTATGAAGAGGTTGCAGGGCAGGCACGGGCAGACTCATGGAGCTACGAACAATATCTTTTGGAATTGTTAAATCTCGAATGTGAAGTACGGCAGCAGAACCGGATATCCCGCAATCTCTATGCATCCAAACTCCCGCCCTCTAAAACATTTGACAACTTTGATAAAAAGCGCCTGCCCACAAAGGTGGCCAACCATTTAAATGTTCTGATCAATGGTTCTTTTTTGAATCGGGCCGAAAACATATTGGTCTTTGGCAATCCAGGCAGTGGTAAAACCCACCTGCTATGTGCCATCGGCCATGCCCTGATTGAAAAGGGGAAACAGGTTCTTTTTATCTCATGCAGTCAACTTGTTCAGGAATTACTGATCGCTAAAAAAGAGCTTGAGATGACCCGGAAACTTAAAAAAATGTCCAGGTTTGATGCGGTTATTATTGATGATATCGGGTACGTACAACAAAGCCGGGAAGAAATGGAAGTGCTGTTTACCTTCCTGGCTGACCGATATGAACGGAGCAGTCTGATGATTACCAGCAACCTGCCTTTTTCTAAATGGGAGCAGATTTTTAAAGACCCCATGATTACCGCAGCCGCAATTGACAGACTTGTCCATCATAGTGTCATCCTGGAACTGAACGTAGACAGTTACCGTATGGAACAGGCAAAAAAAGATAAGAACCAAGACAAAGGAACTGATAATGATATCCAATGA